One Blattabacterium cuenoti DNA window includes the following coding sequences:
- the nusA gene encoding transcription termination factor NusA, producing MNNEALIDSFLDFKYEKNIDRVNLMAILEESIRCVLKKKYDSSENYDIIVNPDQGDLEIWRNRIVVKDGLLKDRNKEIELSVAKNIESDFEIGEEVTEKVELQSLGRRSILSLKQNLLSKINEYDNTNIYKKFKNKIGEIINVEVYHILSKHILVRDEEQNEMILPKKEQIPNDFFKKGDIIKALVKKVDWKDNKPIAILTRKNENFLEELLKLEIPEISDGIITIKKVNRIPGEKAKISVESHDDRIDPVGACVGMKGSRIHPIVRELKNENIDIINYTSNIQLYITRSLSPAKISIMEINEEKKCVNVYVKLEEISKAIGKNGQNIKLATQLTGYKINIFKDNHYEDDVELSEFSDEIEEKILEKFYKIGLNTAKSVLNYEKKHLIERTNIEKKIIEKIVSILKKEFEGELNNV from the coding sequence ATGAATAATGAAGCTTTAATAGATTCTTTTTTGGATTTTAAATATGAAAAAAATATAGATAGAGTCAATTTAATGGCAATTTTAGAAGAATCAATAAGATGTGTATTAAAAAAAAAATATGATTCTTCTGAAAATTATGATATTATAGTAAATCCAGATCAAGGGGATTTAGAAATTTGGCGAAATAGAATAGTAGTAAAAGATGGATTACTAAAAGATAGGAACAAAGAAATAGAATTATCTGTAGCAAAGAATATTGAATCTGATTTTGAAATAGGAGAAGAAGTGACAGAAAAAGTTGAGTTACAGTCTTTGGGTAGAAGATCTATTTTATCGTTAAAACAAAATTTATTATCAAAAATTAATGAATATGATAATACAAATATTTATAAAAAGTTCAAAAATAAAATAGGAGAAATAATAAATGTTGAAGTATATCATATTTTATCTAAACATATTCTTGTAAGAGATGAAGAACAAAATGAAATGATTTTACCTAAAAAAGAACAAATTCCTAATGATTTTTTTAAGAAAGGAGATATAATAAAAGCATTAGTAAAAAAAGTAGATTGGAAAGATAATAAACCCATCGCTATTCTTACTAGAAAAAATGAAAATTTTTTAGAAGAATTATTAAAATTAGAAATACCAGAAATTTCAGATGGAATAATTACAATTAAAAAAGTTAATCGTATTCCAGGAGAAAAAGCAAAAATTTCTGTAGAGTCTCATGATGATAGAATTGATCCAGTAGGTGCTTGTGTTGGAATGAAAGGATCTAGAATTCATCCAATTGTTAGAGAATTAAAAAATGAAAATATAGATATTATTAACTATACTTCAAATATACAATTATATATTACTCGTTCTTTAAGTCCTGCAAAAATATCTATAATGGAAATTAATGAAGAAAAAAAATGTGTTAATGTTTATGTAAAGTTAGAAGAAATATCTAAAGCTATTGGAAAAAATGGACAAAATATAAAGTTAGCTACACAATTAACAGGTTATAAAATCAATATATTTAAAGATAATCATTATGAAGATGATGTAGAACTATCGGAATTTTCCGATGAGATTGAAGAAAAAATATTAGAAAAATTTTATAAAATAGGTTTAAATACAGCAAAATCTGTATTAAACTACGAAAAAAAACATTTAATCGAAAGAACAAATATCGAAAAAAAAATTATAGAAAAAATAGTTTCTATATTAAAAAAAGAATTTGAAGGAGAACTAAACAATGTTTAA